TCCTACATTCTTTCCCTGTATGCCGCCATTATCCGTCAAGGCGATCCCGCGAATATGGGGGCGCATTTGCAGGAACTGAACCGGTTTGATGACCTGAACACCTTGCAAACGTTGCGCGAATTTTTGGAATCGGCGGCGCGCAGCATTGCGCGGCAAAATTACGAGCAAAACCTGAACAGGCATTCCGCAATCGTCGAAAAGATGCTCGCGGTGATCGAAGAAAACCTCGGTAATCCGCAGTTGTCGCTGTTATGGGTGGCGCGGGAGATGCTTTATATGAATGAAGATTACTTGGGCAAGCTGTTCAAAAAAGAAATCGGCTACAAATTTTCCGCCTACGTAACGAAGCTTCGAATGGAAAAAGCGATCAGGATGATCGAAACGGCGGAAGATGTAAAAGTGTATGAATTGGCCGAAATGCTCGGGTACGGCGGCAATGCCCAATATTTCGGCCAGGTTTTTAAAAAATATACGGGCTGCACGCCGTCGGAGTATAAAAAGAAGCCCTGATTCTTTTTGAAGTGTCTGTTTTTTTAACATTTATGGCGGCTTTTTTGCTTCTGCTTGCGCATGTTTGCTTGCATAATGGCATTGTAAGCGGCAATTTGCGCAAAACAGACCAATAAGGGGAGGCTTGGGGCTTTGAAAAAAACAACGGTATTTCTGGTTGTCTTGACGCTGGTTTGGGCCTTGGCCGCGTGCGGCGGCAACAATGCGGATAAGCAAGATAACGCCAATCCCGCCGGGGAAACGGCAACGCCCGACCAGGCGGCGGAGCAGGTTACGCTGAGAATCGCCTGGTGGGGTTCGCAGCCGCGGCATGACTATACTTTGAAAGTGTTGCAGATGTATGAAACGCAGCACCCGAACGTAAAATTTGAGCCGGAATACGCCAGTTGGGATGATTATTGGAAGAAGCTGGCGCCGGAGGCGGCGGCGAATGAATTGCCCGATATTATCCAAATGGACTTGTCGTATATCGCGCAATATGGCGAAAAAAATCAGTTGGCTGATTTGACGCCGTTTATCGGCAACGCCATCGATACGAGCAAGATCAGCGATTCTGTCGTATCGGGCGGCAAAATCGGCGACAAACTGTACGGATTCAACCTTGGCGTAAACGCGGTCGGCTTCCATTATGATCCGGCGTTGCTGAAGAAAGCGACCGGACAAGATACAATCGACAGCAATTGGACGTGGGACGATTACGTCGCCATGGCCGAGAAAGCCAAAGACGCCGGTTTGTACATGGATACCGGCATGAAGGCGGACGTATTTTTCCGGTATTATCTGCGCACCAAAGGCAAAAGTTTGTTCAATGCGGACGGAACGGCGCTCGGCTACGACGACGATCAATTGTTCGTCGACCACTTTGGGCGGCTGGCCAAACTGGTGAACGACAAGGCGGTGCCGACACCGGACATTATCGCGCAAATTAAAGGAATCGAAGATGACCTGGCCGTCAAGCAGCAGGCGATCGGCATTTGGCAGTGGTCAAACCAATTTGTCGGTTTCCAGCAAGTCGCCAACCGACCGCTCAAAATGGTCGGCATGCCCGGGCCGGACGCAAGCAAGGGCTTATATTTGAAACCGAGCATGTATTTCTCGATTTCACAAAACTCGGAAAATAAAGAAGAAGCCGCTAAATTCATTAATTTCTTTGTCAATGACGTGGAAGCCAACAAATTGATCAACGGGGATCGCGGCGTGCCCGGCTCCACTGTCGTGAAAGAGGCGTTGAAGCCCGCATTGACCCCGCAGCAAGCGCAAGTGTTTGATTATATTGCGTGGGCTGAACAAAACAGCAGCCAGATGGACGCACCGGACCCGATCGGCACCGGCGAAGTCATTGCCGCGCTGGAAGATTTGACGCAACAGCTGAATTTCGGCAAGATTACCGCGGAAGAAGCAGCCAAGCAATTCCGGACTAAAGCGAACGCCATTCTGGCGAAAAACAAGTAACGCGAAAGGAACCTGCTGTACCGCATAATAGCTGATCCGCGAGATCAGCTATTATGCTTGAAAGGACGGCAACATAGCCCTTAGACGAAAGGAGTTGGCAGCGTGTGAAAGCGGGTGCTCTGAAACGGAATTTGCCGGGATATTTGTTTATCAGCCCGTTCATACTCGGATTTTTCATCTTTACCTTGATCCCGATCGTCGCCTCATTGTATTTGTCGTTTACCGATTATGATCTGTTTTCCGCACCTGCCTGGGTGGGGCTGAACAATTTCCGGGAAATGTTCCAATTGGACGAAAAGTATGCGCATTCATTAAGGGTAACCTTCATCTACGTATTTGCCGGGGTGCCGCTCAGACTTATGTTCGCGCTGTTTGTCGCCATGTTGTTGAATACCGCTTCCCGCATGGTCGGTCTGTACCGGACGTTGTATTACCTGCCTTCCATCATTGGCGGAAGCGTCGCGGTGTCCATCATGTGGCGCAACGTATTCGGCGATCAGGGCATCGTAAATCTGTTGTTGTCGTTTTTGGGCTTGCCGGTCGTCCGCTGGTTCGGCGACCCGCTCGCGGCCCTGTGGATGCTGATCTTTTTGTCCGTATGGCAGTTCGGTTCGTCCATGCTCATTTTCCTGGCCGGATTAAAAGGCATTCCCGCAAGTTTCTATGAGGCTGCCAGCGTCGACGGTGCCAACGCGGCGCAGAAGTTTTTGCGCATTACGATCCCGATGCTGTCGCCGGTTATTTTATTCAATGCCATCATGCAAAC
The window above is part of the Bacilli bacterium genome. Proteins encoded here:
- a CDS encoding extracellular solute-binding protein — encoded protein: MKKTTVFLVVLTLVWALAACGGNNADKQDNANPAGETATPDQAAEQVTLRIAWWGSQPRHDYTLKVLQMYETQHPNVKFEPEYASWDDYWKKLAPEAAANELPDIIQMDLSYIAQYGEKNQLADLTPFIGNAIDTSKISDSVVSGGKIGDKLYGFNLGVNAVGFHYDPALLKKATGQDTIDSNWTWDDYVAMAEKAKDAGLYMDTGMKADVFFRYYLRTKGKSLFNADGTALGYDDDQLFVDHFGRLAKLVNDKAVPTPDIIAQIKGIEDDLAVKQQAIGIWQWSNQFVGFQQVANRPLKMVGMPGPDASKGLYLKPSMYFSISQNSENKEEAAKFINFFVNDVEANKLINGDRGVPGSTVVKEALKPALTPQQAQVFDYIAWAEQNSSQMDAPDPIGTGEVIAALEDLTQQLNFGKITAEEAAKQFRTKANAILAKNK
- a CDS encoding sugar ABC transporter permease, giving the protein MKAGALKRNLPGYLFISPFILGFFIFTLIPIVASLYLSFTDYDLFSAPAWVGLNNFREMFQLDEKYAHSLRVTFIYVFAGVPLRLMFALFVAMLLNTASRMVGLYRTLYYLPSIIGGSVAVSIMWRNVFGDQGIVNLLLSFLGLPVVRWFGDPLAALWMLIFLSVWQFGSSMLIFLAGLKGIPASFYEAASVDGANAAQKFLRITIPMLSPVILFNAIMQTIAAFMTFVPAFIISKGTGDPLDGTLLYSLYLFKQGIEFFHMGYASAMAWIMLLIVAALTAVLFASSRFWVHYEAKGGNG